The following coding sequences are from one Prionailurus viverrinus isolate Anna chromosome D2, UM_Priviv_1.0, whole genome shotgun sequence window:
- the CALHM2 gene encoding calcium homeostasis modulator protein 2, whose amino-acid sequence MAALIAENFRFLSLFFKSKDVMIFNGLVALGTVGSQELFSVVAFHCPCSPARNYLYGLTAIGVPALALFLIGVILNNHTWNLVTECQYRRTKNCSAAPNFLLLSSILGRAAVAPVTWSVISLLRGEAYVCALSEFVDPSSLTAGEKGFPPDHATEILARFPCGEGPANLSGFREEVTRRLKYESQLFGWLLIGMVAILVFLTKCLKHYCSPLSYRQEAYWAQYRANEDQLFQRTAEVHSRVLAANNVRRFFGFVALDKDDEELVARFPVEGTQPRPQWNAITGVYLYRENQGLPLYSRLHKWAQGLAGNGTAPETVEMALVAS is encoded by the exons ATGGCAGCCCTGATTGCAGAGAACTTCCGCTTCCTATCGCTCTTCTTCAAGAGCAAGGATGTGATGATTTTCAATGGGCTGGTGGCACTGGGCACAGTGGGCAGCCAGGAGCTGTTCTCTGTGGTGGCTTTCCACTGCCCTTGCTCACCTGCCCGGAACTACCTATATGGGCTGACAGCCATCGGTGTGCCCGCCCTAGCACTCTTCCTCATCGGTGTCATCCTCAACAACCACACCTGGAACCTAGTTACCGAGTGCCAGTACCGGAGGACCAAGAACTGCTCGGCCGCCCCCAACTTCCTCCTCCTAAGCTCCATCCTGGGCCGTGCAGCCGTGGCCCCCGTGACCTGGTCTGTCATCTCCCTGCTGCGCGGTGAGGCCTACGTCTGTGCTCTCAGCGAGTTTGTGGACCCCTCCTCACTCACAGCTGGGGAAAAGGGATTCCCACCAGACCATGCCACGGAAATCCTGGCCAGGTTCCCTTGTGGGGAGGGCCCTGCCAACCTGTCAGGCTTCCGGGAGGAGGTCACCCGCAGGCTCAAGTACGAGTCCCAG CTCTTCGGGTGGCTGCTTATCGGCATGGTGGCCATCCTGGTGTTCCTGACCAAGTGCCTCAAGCATTACTGCTCACCACTCAGTTACCGCCAGGAGGCCTACTGGGCGCAGTACCGCGCCAACGAGGACCAGCTCTTCCAGCGCACGGCCGAGGTGCACTCGCGGGTGCTGGCCGCCAACAACGTGCGCCGCTTCTTCGGCTTTGTGGCGCTCGACAAGGACGACGAGGAGCTGGTGGCCAGGTTCCCCGTGGAAGGCACCCAGCCTCGGCCACAGTGGAACGCCATCACGGGCGTCTATCTGTACCGCGAGAACCAGGGCCTCCCGCTCTACAGCCGCCTGCACAAGTGGGCCCAGGGTCTGGCGGGCAACGGCACGGCACCAGAAACCGTGGAGATGGCCCTGGTCGCCTCCTGA